The Bacteroidia bacterium genome has a segment encoding these proteins:
- a CDS encoding M48 family metallopeptidase — protein sequence MKRITLKVDCHLNVKIVCPFHCSKQEIEQFIHKKQEWIQKQISFFKELNYKQISLQKDEILVFGSAYKFVYTPELKGKTQFNHDKKTIYTANLLTQKKVLIDWYQKLANLFLKQRLAHLAQIYNLPYNKVTIRNQKTRWGSCSSVKNISLNWRLIKMPLWVIDYILLHELAHTIHLNHSAEFWNLVAQLCPYYQKAEKWLKEYGYQL from the coding sequence GTGAAGCGAATTACCCTAAAAGTAGATTGTCATTTGAACGTAAAAATAGTTTGTCCTTTTCACTGCTCAAAACAAGAAATAGAACAATTTATACATAAAAAACAAGAATGGATACAAAAACAAATTTCCTTTTTCAAGGAACTCAACTATAAACAAATTTCTCTACAAAAAGATGAAATTTTAGTATTTGGAAGTGCATATAAGTTTGTGTATACCCCTGAACTAAAAGGTAAAACTCAATTTAATCATGATAAAAAAACGATTTACACTGCTAATTTATTAACGCAAAAAAAAGTTCTAATAGACTGGTACCAAAAGCTGGCTAATTTATTTCTGAAGCAAAGATTAGCACATTTAGCGCAAATATATAATCTACCCTACAATAAGGTTACTATAAGAAATCAAAAAACTCGATGGGGAAGCTGCTCATCTGTCAAAAATATTTCATTGAACTGGCGTTTGATAAAAATGCCGCTATGGGTAATAGATTATATTCTTTTACATGAGTTAGCCCACACGATTCATCTGAATCATTCAGCAGAATTTTGGAATTTGGTAGCTCAGCTCTGCCCATACTATCAAAAGGCAGAGAAGTGGCTCAAAGAATATGGCTATCAATTATAG